TGTGGTTTTACACTGTACAATAATGTGGCAGGTGCTGTGGCAGTTGTCATCAGATGTGGTGATGAAATTTATCTTACAAGAAGAAACAGAGACCCTAAAAAGGGAAAACTGGACCTTGCCGGAGGATTTGTTGACCCTAAAGAAAGTGCGGAAGAAACCTGCAAAAGAGAGCTTTTTGAAGAGCTTCAGCTTGATATCAATATTTCAAACCTGAAATACCTTACCAGTCTTCCCAACATCTATCAATATAAAGAAATTGATTATAATACGATTGATCTCTTTTATGAATATAATGTTTCGGAGAAGTTTGAGGTTAATCTTGAACTTTCAGAGATTTCAGAGGCGGTATGGATTCCTTTACAGGAACTTGACCTTGAAGATATTGCTTTTGACTCTCAGAAAAGGTTTTTTGAAAGCTATTTAAAAAAATAATTTTTGTAATACAAACTCCCGCAGATCTGAAGATACTGCGGGAGTTTTTTTATGATCAGAAAACAGTTTTCCAACAAATTTCACAGATGTTTTTATAGAACAAATCTATGCAACTGGTGACACTTTTGGGAAAGTCTGCTTTTAAATTTAATACGTTTTAGTCTTCAGCATTTCCTCAAAATATTGAATAAGGAGTGTTCTTTCTGCATCGTTAAGCTTAGCCTCGTCATGATAAACAATATAGCCGGGTAATGGCATTGTCTTATGTTTAAGGGCCTCAACAGACCTGTCAAGTATATTCTCTTTTAATTCCTTATTATAGGTTCCCCAGATGGAAAAGTTAAGATGCTCGCGCCCCTCATTAACATGGCTCTTTACAGACCATGAAACCGGTGCTATAAAAGCATATTTAGGATATACCGTTTCGTTGGAATGGCAGTCATAACAAGCATTTTTAAGCAATGTTGCGACCTTTTCCGGAGACTTCCTGGAATCAACAAAATTCACAGAAGCATCAACAGGTTTATTAACTCTGTCAATAGGTACAAACTGGATCAGAGCGAAAGCTACAAAAGTCCAGAATATTATTTTTTTCGCCGTCTTCATAAGCCTATTTCACAGGAGTTAGGATTGCATTAGTGGATTTTATCTCTTTTTTAGCCTGTTGTTTTACTGTCCCCACTTCTTTAGAGTCAGCGGCTGGGACTGCTGGTACTACAGGAGAAACCGTTCCTTTTGGATTCTCAAGTGTTCTTTTATCATTCAGATCCCAATCTTCTCGGGTTTCCCATAATGCTCTTACCAACGCTTTTTTATAGAAAATATAGGCATCTTCAGCAAAAACTTGATTGGTAAAATCTGCTTCGTCCCAATATTTATTCCCGTTATTGTCTACCAATATCCGTACAAAATACTCTTCCGGTTTCAGAAGATCAAATTTCACCTTATCCCCTTTTGTATATTTTTGATGCACTACTTTATCCGAAGAATCCAACAGCTGAATCCAGTAATTAAAGGCAGGAGCATTCGTCAGAGTGAATTCAAGGCTTCCATATTGTTCTACCTTACCAATACCAAAATCAAAACGTTTTGACTGAACATTTTTAGCATAGAAAGAAGATACCGTTTCCTTAGGAACTGTAAGCTGATAGTCTTTCCCACTTATAAAATCTGACTGAATTAAAATCTGATAAGGATTAGTTGCTGAAATTTTAGCATTAAATGGTAAAGTTGTTAAACTATCACCTTTAATATTCAATGTCCATTTTGATGGATCAATTTTATCGACAATATAGTTTGATAAAATTTTAAAATCTGCTTTCGGAGCCAAAGTACTGCCATCATTATCACTAAAGATATCCATAGCATTTTTCTTATTGTACTTGTAAAATAGTGAAACAGTATAGGCACTGTCTTTTTTCGGTCCTTTATCATGACTGAACAAAAGCTTTTCATTCACCGTCTGCCCAACATCACTTTTCACAGCATCAAACCAGATTCTTACAGAGTCTGACTTAGGAGTATGGGTGATTTTTACATCTTTCAGTTTTTCATTCAATGACTGAACTTTCACGTCTTCAGGATGCCCTTCAAACATCATCAGAACTCCACCCGAAACTTCTTTCATTTCTGAATACTTCACAGGCTTTTTAGAAGGATAAACCTTTAAATTCAGCCCTGAAATTGATTTATCGATGTCCAAGGGTTCTTTTTGGAATCCAATTTTTTCTTTTCCGGCATCATAGATAGAATTTCCGTTCTCATCATCAAAGGCAATAATTTTATATTTGCCAGGAGACAGGTAATTCAGTTCGTAATATCCGTCATCGTCAACTTTAGTGATATAATAAGGTTTCTGTTTGTAATTCATTGTATCCTTCAACTGATACAATCCCACAACCAGTTTATTTTCGTTGTTTCCGGTTTTCTTTTTGATCTCCATAGCATCTTTTACTTCACCGCTTACATAGAGGTCATCCAGCTTATCACCAGTAGAAAAAGCAAAATTAAAATAACGAAGTATGTTTGCTTCATTATTATCTACGATGGAATTTCCGAAATTAAAATTATAGGTCGTATTGGCCTGAAGAGTATCTGTCCATTGAATAAGAACAAATCTATTCGCAATATTAGATGGAAGAATTCTCTTGATATTTTTAATGGGTGGAGAGATAATCAGGTTCTTACTGATATCCTTCAGGGTTATATATTCATCAAAATCCAGACGGAGCTCGTGAATATCTCTTTTTACATTGATTCTTGTAGTATCAATGTTTGAGCTTAAAAACTTTGGTGCTAAAGTATCCCTTGGTCCACCTACAGGTGATCCCACTCTTGCACAGGAATGTACAAGAAAACAGATAACGAATAATAAAAGAAACCTTTTCATGAAAATGTTTAAGCAAAAGTAAACATTATTCTCCAAAAACTTCCTGTCCGGAATTCAAACTATCTTTATTATCATTCATTACAGTATGGAGTTTATCTTTCTGTAAAGGGAAATTTTCAAATAATCCTGATAATGCGAGTGCTGTATATACTCTGTTTGAATATTTATTTCCAATCGCTACAATAGTTACTTTAGACTTCAGAAGGTGCGCAAAAACAGAGTTTGTCCCATGCCACCATCCATTATGGTAAGTCAGTTTTTCACCATTATCAAATAATTTCATTCTGAATCCAAGTCCATAATTATTCATACCCATCTTTTCATTACTGTATGGAGTAAATACCATCTGCATCAGCTCAGGCTTCAGGAAATTTTTTGAGAACATCGCTTTCGAAAAATTATATAAATCTCTTGGTGTTGTATATACATTTTTGTCTCCGTAGATCAAATCCAGTCTATCCAGCGGATATAGTTTATTTCTACCATAATAAAAAGACTGTGAAGCCGTTGGAATATCTTTTTCCTGGAAGATATAGGTATTATTCATTTTCAGCGGTGTGAAAATCATCTCTTTCATCGCCTGCGGAAAAGGAGTTTTTGTTACTTTCTCAATAAGTAAAGCCAATAAAGCAAAATTGGTATTGCAATACATAAACCCTGTATCTGTATCTCTTGCAAGATCCGGTTTATATTTAATGATCATATTCAGAACATCCTGATTGGTAACAAACTTTTTTGAAAGTTCTTCCGCTCCGGGCTGTATTTTTGTAATGAAATATTCATATTTTGGAAGTCCGCTTCTCTGATCCAGCAAAGTCTGAACAGTAACGTTGGGATAAGGGAATCCCGGGAAATACTGGCTAAGGTGATCAGACAATTTTATTTTTCCGGCCTCCACCAGCTTCATCATTGCCATTGCCGTTAATGTTTTCGACACAGAAGCGACATGCAAAGGTGTATTTTTATCAATCGGCATTTGATCCCCTTCCCTTCCGAATCCTCTATAATTTTCGTACAGAATTTCATCTCCTTTAGCAACAAGAATTCCTCCGCTAAGATCTCCTGCCTCCCAGATTTTTTTGTAATACTGATCTATATAGTTAATAGTTGCCTGCTTATTTGAAAGCTGGCCATCAGCTTTGGTAAAAACTTTCCCCAGATCTACATTTCCATAATTAGGAAGATTGGTCGTGTTTTCAGCCGAAACTTCTGTAGCTTCAGATTTTTTTTTACAAGAAAATAGGGATAAAAGGGCAGTTAAAATAAGTACTAAATTACGCGTCTTCATGAGATTCAAAAATGACTGGCAATTTAGTAAAACTCAAAAATAAATAGTAAATATAAGAACGACATTATGAATTATTTAACATAAATAGACAAAAAGACAAAATTGAAAAATAAATTCTTCTTTTACAGTTTTGTCCTTTTGTGTTATTACCGCTCATCGTCTAGCAATAAGAGGCTACGATCTTATCCACAATAAACTGAGCCAGTTTTTCTTTGCTCTGATGAGTCCATCCGGCAATATGAGGAGTAACAATTACATTTTCAGATTCAAGCAAATAGCTCAGGTCTTCATTTTCGGTTTCTATATTTTCAAAAGAAGATTTTTCATACTCCAATACATCCAGGCACGCTCCTTTTACCTTCCCTGACTTTATTGCTTCTACTAAAGCTTTCGTTTTTACATTTTTACCTCTTGCTGTATTGACAAAATAAAAGTTATTTTTCATATCAGCAATGAATGTTTCATCAATAAGATAATGGCTTTCTTCTGTTAAAGGAATATGAAGACTTACGATCTCTGCAGACTGTTTCAGTTCTTTTAAGCTGACCTGAGTTGCAAATTCATCAGAAAGATCGGGAAGAAGATCATGGAAGACTACTTTACACCCAAACCCTGAAAGCCTTTTAGCCGTAGCTTTTCCCATATTTCCATAGCCAATAAGACCAACGGTCTTTCCCAGCAGCTCATCCCCCCTGTTTTCTTCACGCTTCCAGATACCATTTTTCACTTCCTGGGAAGCAATAAAAAGTCTGTTCATCAAAATTAACAACATTCCTACCACGTGTTCCGCAACAGAATCTCGGTTTCCTTCTGGAGAATTGATCAACTGAATACCCAGCTTTTCGGCCACAGGGATATCAATATTTTCCATTCCAGCACCTACTCTAGCAATAAACTTCAGATTTTTCCCTTTCTCAAGGAAATTTTTATCCAACGGAATTCTGCTTCTGATAATGATTCCGTCATAATTTTGAATTTTACTGCAAACCTCATCATAGGAAGATGTAAAATCTTCTTCCAAAATAAAATTCTGGGCTAAAAGCTGTTCTGTAATGAGAGGATGGTTTTTATCTAAAAGAAGAATTTTCATTTTGATATAAAATTTAGGAATTAATACATCCGGAAATTGCTGTTCCGGATCGTTAAATATCTTATTGTAACACAGGCTTTGTCGAGACCCGGAAAAGACAAATGCTTTTAAGCTCGCAAAGGTGTCAGCACTCAGCAAAGTTTAAAAGCATTTTCTCTTACAAAATATTTGTTTTATTTTTTATCTTTCTTAGGCTCCTGTGGCTCCTGAAATAATTTCTTCAGCTCTACGGATTCCAGTGGTTTCATTCTTCCGGAAAGAATCAGTGAAAGTTCTTTTCTACGGAATGCAGCAGCAAATCTTTCTTTTTCTTCTTCTGTTTCCGGTACCATTTCCGGAATAGGAATAGGACGGTTGAATTCATCTACCGCAACGAAAGTATAGATCCCAGCATTGGTATGAATCTTTTTCTGGTTGATTGGATCATCCAGCCATACATCTACATATACTTCCATGGAAGTAGAAAATGCTCTGGAAACTTTAGATTCCAATACCACCACTCCACCTTCTGGAATTGGGTGATTGAAGGAAACGTGATTTACAGAAGCTGTTACCACTCTTCTTTCGCAATGTCTTGCAGCAGAAATAGACGCGCAACGGTCCATTTTTGCTAAAAGTTCACCACCGAAAAGATTTCTTAAAGAGTTTGTTTCATTCGGAAGAACGATATTGGTCATGATAGTCAGAGATTCTGACGCTTTTTTTATTTTTGCCATTTAGTCTTAGTGTTGATTGGAGCAGCCGGAGTAGTTTTCGTTCCTTTTCCGACAGGTTTTACCAGTGAATCTGCCTTCAGTGAATCTGAAACAGGCGCTTCCGGTGTATGCGCCATTATTTTAACAGTATCTTTTACGATTCTATGGGTAGAAGTCTGGACAGAAACTTTATTAAAAGATTTTTTTCCAAAAAGAAGTTCCTGCTGGGTAAATGCAAGGTATAAAATTCCCAAAACAGGAATTAATAATAAGAATACCCAAAGAATTACTTTCTTAAATTTATAATCATTTTCACGGTTTACTGAGGCTGTTACTTTTTCCCCGTTATTGATATCCGAGAATCTGATCTCTTCCAGGCCATAAAAATCCGGACGTCCAGATTCTATTCTTTTTCCTTTGAAATGGGTAACGCCTTCTTCAATTAAAACCGTCCCAAGGTTTTGAATTTCAAGAACCTGTTCTGACTGCAGTTTTTTCTTCCAAAAGTCGGTCTGAATTTTCAGATCACTTCTGGAAGCTTCCAAAGACATCTGTTTTTGGGCAGCAATAAAAGCGGTAAGATCTTCAGTCTGTACTTCATAGTCAATCGTAAATTCAATCTGACTGGCCGGAGGCAGGATGCTTCCGTTTTCGGAATTGATAATTGCTTTAGAATTTTTCAGAGAAAACACCCCAAAGCCTGGAACCGTGGAAGTTCCAAATTGTTTTAAATATTCTAAAATGTATGCTGAAATATTCATTTGGACGCAAATTTATAACTTTTTCATGACTTTTGAAGATATTTAACGGATATAAAAAAAGACTGCCGAGGCAGCCTTTTAATTATTTTACACTAAAAATGAAATACTCTTATTATTTATGCTGTCAAAAGACAAATTTATAAATCTGCTTATTTACATTTTTCAGCCATCTCTATGTTATTGAATTTTCCAGCTGATCCCAAACATAAAATTGGTTCCTGCCTGGGCAAAGTAATAAGCCTGGCTACCATCCACTGCTCCATTATTCACATATTTTCTGTTGAATAGATTGTTTACTAATAATTTCAGTGCAATATCGTTGTTGCCAATTTTAAATTGATACTGAGCATTAAAATCGGTCAGGAAATAATCTTTAAGCTGAAAGTTTTTATCTTCTGTATTATCCAGATACTGTTTATCAACATACTGGTTCATCAGGGCAAACTGGAAGTTTTTGGTTGGGTTGAATCTCACTCCCAGATTAGCAATCACGTTGGGAGAGAATGAAATCTGTGTATTTCCCAAACTCTGAGGTACGGTTCCATTTTGGATATTAAAGTCCTGATTTCTGTTCTGGCTTAACGTCAGATTCCCGGTAACTTCCCATTTTTTTGATAGTTTTGCTAATGCACCAATTTCAATTCCTCTTCTGTAGCTCTTTCCTGAGTTTGTTCTGATGAATGCCCCAACGTTGCTAAGGTTACCATTTAAAACCAACTGATTTACATAATACATATAGTAAAGATTGGCCGTTACAGATACAACTCCAAACTGTTTTTCCAAACCGGCTTCAAAATCGTGAAGTTTCTCCGGCTTAACGTCATTATTGGCCATGATATCTTCTCTGTTCGGCTCACGGTGGGCGTGTGCATAGGATAAGAACACTTTACCACCATCAATTCTGTAATTCACACCCGCTTTCGGATTAAAAAACAGCCAGTTTTTATCCAGGTTAGCACCCTCTTTATCACCAGCCATCAGGATTTTGGTATTATAAGTGATATTTCTAAGCTGCAAATCTCCGAAAAACTCAAAGTTATTCACTCTAAATAACGCTTTTGCAAAACCTGAAACTTCATTTTTCACTGAGCGGTTTCTGTAATATTCGCTTTCTTCAATTTGTGGATAGAACACGCCGCTAACGTTTCCGAAATGCCTGCCGTAATACTGATTGGCTACTGCCCCAACGTTGATGTCAAGGTTTTCAAATTTCCCGTAAAGCGTTGAAACGACACCGTAGAAGTCATTATTCAGCCATTTTTTTCTGATAAAATCTGACGATTTAACGGTTTGTCCGTTTTCAATAATATTGGGAAGATTATATCTTGAAAAAGCATTATCCTGCTTATAATTTTCATAATATCCTTTTCCTTTGGTGTAGTGAAAAGTGGTCTCCAGATTCCATCGGTCATTGAATTTCTGTTCCCATAATAACTGATAGTGGCTCTGTCTGTAATTATCGGTTTCGTTATCATAAAAGCCAACAATATTTTCCCAGTTGGCATCATAAATCACGCCTGATCCATTAAACTTAGGGTCAGTTTCCCATCTTTCTTTGGTTACTCCACCCCACGCCTGATACGTTTTTTCTTTTCCACCAAAAGCCATTAGTCTAAGCTTTGTTTTTCCTTCTTCGAATAAAGCTGTAAAATTGTAAGAATGCAAATCTGAGGATGCTCTATCTATATAGCCATCAGAGTGAATCCTGGTATACCTTCCCATTACTGAAAGACGGTTTTTCCAGAACTTTCCGGAACCTATTTCAGCAGCATATTTGTACGTATTAAAAGAGCCATAGCTGTCATCTGTTTTGAAATAAAATTTTTCTTCGGGATCCTTTGAAATAACATTCACACTTGCTCCAAAAGCAGAAACCCCATTATTGGAAGTTCCAACTCCTCTCTGAATGACAATCTGCGATGCTGAACTCGTTAAATCCGGAACATTCACAAAAAACGTTCCCTGGCTTTCCGAATCATTGTAGGGAACCCCATTCATCATAACATTAATAGACGACCCCGAAACTCCACGAATTCTGAACCCCGTATATCCTACTCCGTTTCCAGCGTCAGAAGTCGAAATAATGGAAGTTTGATTTTTCAAAAGAATAGGAAGATCCTGTCCTAGATTTCTACTTTCTAAATCTTTTTGAACATTGATAATTTCCTTAGCAACAGGAAGTCTTTTAGTAAAGCTGACCGCTTCAATTTCTCTGACTTTCAGAGAGTCTTTATTTTGAGCCTGCATAAAGGCTACAGAGCCTACACTAAGCCCTAAAAAAAATAATCCTTTCATTCTATAAATCTTTGACATTTAATGAATAAAAGGGGATCGATAAGATATTATACAGTTCTGGCTCTATATGAGCAGACGTCCCTAAACAGCATTACCTGTTCCAGGTTCATTGGGTATAATCTCAGCCTGTAAAAGCACCCCTTTATTTCAACTGCAAAATTACAAAAAATATATGAGATGCGGAATGAGACGTATCTAACTAAGGAAGTGGCAAGTATCGAGAATAATTGATAATTGATAAGTGATAAGTGATAAGTGATAAGTGATTAATCTAATAGGTTTTATTATTTGAATCAATATAATAGTAGTTACTGCCATCTTTTGTCACTTCAAACATCTTTCCCAATTTCCAGCTGAAGTTTCTTTTTATATTGGCATATTCAAAAGGAATTACAATCTTATTATTGACATCAATAACTCCAAACCTGTCGTTATTGGAAGCTACAATCATTGGGTCGGCAACATCATCTCCTTCCATAATGTAAAGATACTGATACTGGGGGTAGATCTTAAACTGTCTGTAATCTGCTGCATTGACAAATTTTGATTTTTCTATAATTCCATAAAACCCATTCAGAATATAAGCCTGAAAGAGCTGTTGTTTATATTCTTCAAACTTGCACTTTCCAAGATCAGCATCTTTGAACTGATAAACCCTTTT
This genomic window from Chryseobacterium sp. MEBOG06 contains:
- a CDS encoding Ig-like domain-containing protein: MKRFLLLFVICFLVHSCARVGSPVGGPRDTLAPKFLSSNIDTTRINVKRDIHELRLDFDEYITLKDISKNLIISPPIKNIKRILPSNIANRFVLIQWTDTLQANTTYNFNFGNSIVDNNEANILRYFNFAFSTGDKLDDLYVSGEVKDAMEIKKKTGNNENKLVVGLYQLKDTMNYKQKPYYITKVDDDGYYELNYLSPGKYKIIAFDDENGNSIYDAGKEKIGFQKEPLDIDKSISGLNLKVYPSKKPVKYSEMKEVSGGVLMMFEGHPEDVKVQSLNEKLKDVKITHTPKSDSVRIWFDAVKSDVGQTVNEKLLFSHDKGPKKDSAYTVSLFYKYNKKNAMDIFSDNDGSTLAPKADFKILSNYIVDKIDPSKWTLNIKGDSLTTLPFNAKISATNPYQILIQSDFISGKDYQLTVPKETVSSFYAKNVQSKRFDFGIGKVEQYGSLEFTLTNAPAFNYWIQLLDSSDKVVHQKYTKGDKVKFDLLKPEEYFVRILVDNNGNKYWDEADFTNQVFAEDAYIFYKKALVRALWETREDWDLNDKRTLENPKGTVSPVVPAVPAADSKEVGTVKQQAKKEIKSTNAILTPVK
- a CDS encoding acyl-CoA thioesterase, producing MAKIKKASESLTIMTNIVLPNETNSLRNLFGGELLAKMDRCASISAARHCERRVVTASVNHVSFNHPIPEGGVVVLESKVSRAFSTSMEVYVDVWLDDPINQKKIHTNAGIYTFVAVDEFNRPIPIPEMVPETEEEKERFAAAFRRKELSLILSGRMKPLESVELKKLFQEPQEPKKDKK
- a CDS encoding WG repeat-containing protein, with the protein product MKKAIQATKPNPDLVVINKNLPVLIPKKKGSDFGYVNQNGKFIIQPEYHIAVFFYEDCNLQNSPNEKVRKFGSNNYATVEKNMISYRIDQTGKRVYQFKDADLGKCKFEEYKQQLFQAYILNGFYGIIEKSKFVNAADYRQFKIYPQYQYLYIMEGDDVADPMIVASNNDRFGVIDVNNKIVIPFEYANIKRNFSWKLGKMFEVTKDGSNYYYIDSNNKTY
- a CDS encoding serine hydrolase domain-containing protein translates to MKTRNLVLILTALLSLFSCKKKSEATEVSAENTTNLPNYGNVDLGKVFTKADGQLSNKQATINYIDQYYKKIWEAGDLSGGILVAKGDEILYENYRGFGREGDQMPIDKNTPLHVASVSKTLTAMAMMKLVEAGKIKLSDHLSQYFPGFPYPNVTVQTLLDQRSGLPKYEYFITKIQPGAEELSKKFVTNQDVLNMIIKYKPDLARDTDTGFMYCNTNFALLALLIEKVTKTPFPQAMKEMIFTPLKMNNTYIFQEKDIPTASQSFYYGRNKLYPLDRLDLIYGDKNVYTTPRDLYNFSKAMFSKNFLKPELMQMVFTPYSNEKMGMNNYGLGFRMKLFDNGEKLTYHNGWWHGTNSVFAHLLKSKVTIVAIGNKYSNRVYTALALSGLFENFPLQKDKLHTVMNDNKDSLNSGQEVFGE
- a CDS encoding heme-binding domain-containing protein, with the translated sequence MKTAKKIIFWTFVAFALIQFVPIDRVNKPVDASVNFVDSRKSPEKVATLLKNACYDCHSNETVYPKYAFIAPVSWSVKSHVNEGREHLNFSIWGTYNKELKENILDRSVEALKHKTMPLPGYIVYHDEAKLNDAERTLLIQYFEEMLKTKTY
- a CDS encoding 2-hydroxyacid dehydrogenase; protein product: MKILLLDKNHPLITEQLLAQNFILEEDFTSSYDEVCSKIQNYDGIIIRSRIPLDKNFLEKGKNLKFIARVGAGMENIDIPVAEKLGIQLINSPEGNRDSVAEHVVGMLLILMNRLFIASQEVKNGIWKREENRGDELLGKTVGLIGYGNMGKATAKRLSGFGCKVVFHDLLPDLSDEFATQVSLKELKQSAEIVSLHIPLTEESHYLIDETFIADMKNNFYFVNTARGKNVKTKALVEAIKSGKVKGACLDVLEYEKSSFENIETENEDLSYLLESENVIVTPHIAGWTHQSKEKLAQFIVDKIVASYC
- a CDS encoding NUDIX hydrolase; the protein is MKLLKYCPNCGKESLHWDGEKKWSCPECGFTLYNNVAGAVAVVIRCGDEIYLTRRNRDPKKGKLDLAGGFVDPKESAEETCKRELFEELQLDINISNLKYLTSLPNIYQYKEIDYNTIDLFYEYNVSEKFEVNLELSEISEAVWIPLQELDLEDIAFDSQKRFFESYLKK
- a CDS encoding TonB-dependent receptor, with the translated sequence MKGLFFLGLSVGSVAFMQAQNKDSLKVREIEAVSFTKRLPVAKEIINVQKDLESRNLGQDLPILLKNQTSIISTSDAGNGVGYTGFRIRGVSGSSINVMMNGVPYNDSESQGTFFVNVPDLTSSASQIVIQRGVGTSNNGVSAFGASVNVISKDPEEKFYFKTDDSYGSFNTYKYAAEIGSGKFWKNRLSVMGRYTRIHSDGYIDRASSDLHSYNFTALFEEGKTKLRLMAFGGKEKTYQAWGGVTKERWETDPKFNGSGVIYDANWENIVGFYDNETDNYRQSHYQLLWEQKFNDRWNLETTFHYTKGKGYYENYKQDNAFSRYNLPNIIENGQTVKSSDFIRKKWLNNDFYGVVSTLYGKFENLDINVGAVANQYYGRHFGNVSGVFYPQIEESEYYRNRSVKNEVSGFAKALFRVNNFEFFGDLQLRNITYNTKILMAGDKEGANLDKNWLFFNPKAGVNYRIDGGKVFLSYAHAHREPNREDIMANNDVKPEKLHDFEAGLEKQFGVVSVTANLYYMYYVNQLVLNGNLSNVGAFIRTNSGKSYRRGIEIGALAKLSKKWEVTGNLTLSQNRNQDFNIQNGTVPQSLGNTQISFSPNVIANLGVRFNPTKNFQFALMNQYVDKQYLDNTEDKNFQLKDYFLTDFNAQYQFKIGNNDIALKLLVNNLFNRKYVNNGAVDGSQAYYFAQAGTNFMFGISWKIQ